One segment of Streptomyces sp. NBC_00576 DNA contains the following:
- the pepN gene encoding aminopeptidase N: MSSMSVLTRDEAQARATLLDVHRYTVELDLTTGDDTFDSRTVIRFAVTAGHTGADTFVEVRPAELRSATLDGHPLDPSSLSDGRLPLTGLAEGEHELRVDAAMRYSRTGEGMHRFTDPADDETYLYTQMSLEDAAAVFANFNQPDLKAVFEFTVRAPEGWTVLANGITTETADGLWQAAPTPRISTYLVAVAAGPWHSVRSEHRGLPFGLHCRRSLAPHLDTDADELLDITRACFDRYHEKFEEPYPFDSYDQAFVPEFNFGAMENPGLVTFRDEFVYRSAVTDTERQTRAMVIAHEMAHMWFGDLVTLQWWDDIWLNESFAEYMGYQTLTEATRFTDTWTDFGVSRKAWGYDADQRPSTHPVAPEAVDDTAAALVNFDGISYAKGASALRQLVAWLGEKDFLAGINTHFARHRFGNATLADFIDSLAAATERDVHAWADAWLRTTGVDTLTPRLTNGDAGGHTLTVRHDGSRPHRVAIGLYDHDVAGDGTLTLRERLDLDIPQDAPHPIGKRPALLLVNDGDLTYAKVRFDPESFKTVRTALSGLPDPLTRAVVWNALRDAVRDGQFPPADYLETVRAHLPRETDLALVQGVLTFASTVVADRYLPPQERPAALATLASLCRDLIRRTEDGDHPGLRLIAVRHFIAVAAHPDTIAAWLADGTVPGGPELDPELRWRVLARLAVLGATDETEIDAELARDPSASGQEGAARCRAALPDPESKLRAWEQMFTSDALSNYLFVATAQGFWQPEQTDLTEEYVKRYWTDAVAVATHRGPAIADAAGRWAFPAHAVTPETLRLGEKCLRDAAPIPSLRRKLADQLDDLARALRVREGAREQA; the protein is encoded by the coding sequence ATGTCCTCCATGTCCGTACTGACGCGCGACGAAGCGCAAGCCCGTGCCACCCTCCTGGACGTCCACCGGTACACGGTCGAACTCGACCTCACCACCGGGGACGACACCTTCGACTCCCGCACCGTGATCCGCTTCGCGGTGACGGCGGGCCACACCGGCGCGGACACATTCGTCGAGGTCAGGCCCGCCGAGCTGCGCTCCGCCACCCTCGACGGCCACCCCCTGGACCCCAGCAGCCTCAGCGACGGCCGACTGCCCCTGACGGGCCTCGCCGAGGGCGAACACGAACTGCGCGTGGACGCCGCGATGCGCTACTCCCGCACCGGCGAGGGCATGCACCGCTTCACCGACCCCGCCGACGACGAGACCTACCTCTACACCCAGATGTCCCTGGAGGACGCGGCAGCCGTCTTCGCCAACTTCAACCAGCCCGACCTCAAGGCCGTCTTCGAGTTCACCGTGCGCGCCCCCGAGGGCTGGACCGTCCTCGCCAACGGCATCACCACCGAAACCGCAGACGGACTCTGGCAGGCCGCCCCCACCCCCCGCATCTCCACCTACCTCGTCGCCGTCGCCGCCGGCCCCTGGCACTCCGTCCGCAGCGAACACCGCGGCCTCCCCTTCGGCCTCCACTGCCGCCGCTCCCTCGCCCCCCACCTCGACACCGACGCCGACGAACTCCTCGACATCACGCGCGCGTGCTTCGACCGCTACCACGAGAAGTTCGAGGAGCCCTACCCCTTCGACTCCTACGACCAGGCGTTCGTCCCCGAATTCAACTTCGGCGCCATGGAGAACCCCGGCCTCGTCACCTTCCGCGACGAGTTCGTCTACCGCTCCGCCGTCACCGACACCGAACGCCAGACCCGCGCCATGGTCATCGCCCACGAAATGGCCCACATGTGGTTCGGCGACCTCGTCACCCTCCAATGGTGGGACGACATCTGGCTCAACGAGTCCTTCGCCGAGTACATGGGCTACCAGACCCTCACCGAAGCCACCCGCTTCACCGACACCTGGACCGACTTCGGCGTCTCCCGCAAAGCCTGGGGCTACGACGCCGACCAACGCCCCTCCACCCATCCCGTCGCCCCCGAAGCCGTCGACGACACCGCCGCCGCCCTCGTCAACTTCGACGGCATCTCCTACGCCAAGGGCGCCTCCGCCCTGCGCCAACTCGTCGCCTGGCTCGGCGAGAAGGACTTCCTCGCCGGCATCAACACCCACTTCGCCCGCCACCGCTTCGGCAACGCCACCCTCGCCGACTTCATCGACTCCCTCGCCGCCGCCACCGAGCGCGACGTCCACGCCTGGGCCGACGCCTGGCTGCGCACCACCGGCGTCGACACCCTCACCCCCCGCCTCACCAACGGCGACGCCGGCGGCCACACCCTCACCGTCCGCCACGACGGCAGCCGCCCCCACCGCGTCGCCATAGGCCTCTACGACCACGACGTCGCCGGCGACGGCACCCTCACCCTCCGCGAACGCCTCGACCTCGACATCCCGCAGGACGCCCCGCACCCCATCGGCAAGCGCCCCGCCCTGCTCCTCGTCAACGACGGCGACCTGACCTACGCCAAGGTCCGCTTCGACCCCGAATCCTTCAAAACCGTCCGCACCGCCCTCTCCGGCCTCCCGGACCCGCTCACCCGCGCGGTCGTCTGGAACGCCCTGCGGGACGCCGTACGCGACGGCCAGTTCCCGCCCGCGGACTATCTGGAGACCGTCCGCGCCCACCTCCCGCGCGAAACGGACCTCGCCCTCGTCCAAGGCGTCCTCACCTTCGCGTCGACCGTCGTCGCCGACCGCTACCTGCCCCCGCAGGAACGGCCCGCCGCCCTCGCCACCCTCGCCTCCCTGTGCCGCGACCTCATCCGCCGCACCGAGGACGGTGACCACCCCGGCCTGCGCCTCATCGCCGTACGCCACTTCATCGCCGTCGCCGCCCACCCCGACACCATCGCCGCCTGGCTCGCCGACGGCACCGTCCCCGGCGGCCCCGAACTCGACCCCGAACTGCGCTGGCGCGTCCTGGCCCGGCTCGCCGTACTCGGCGCCACCGACGAGACGGAGATCGACGCGGAACTCGCCCGCGACCCCAGCGCCTCCGGCCAGGAAGGCGCCGCCCGCTGCCGCGCCGCCCTGCCCGACCCCGAGTCCAAACTCCGGGCCTGGGAACAGATGTTCACCTCGGACGCGCTCTCCAACTACCTCTTCGTCGCCACCGCCCAGGGCTTCTGGCAGCCCGAACAGACCGACCTCACCGAGGAGTACGTCAAGCGGTACTGGACCGACGCCGTCGCCGTCGCCACCCACCGAGGCCCCGCCATCGCCGACGCCGCCGGCCGCTGGGCCTTCCCCGCCCACGCAGTCACCCCCGAGACCCTCCGCCTCGGCGAGAAGTGCCTGCGCGACGCCGCCCCGATACCGTCCCTGCGCCGCAAACTCGCCGACCAACTCGACGACCTGGCACGCGCACTGCGCGTCCGGGAAGGAGCCCGGGAACAGGCGTAA
- a CDS encoding pyridoxal phosphate-dependent decarboxylase family protein: MRTPPLASGAEGPDALRPLLDTVLDALADGGHARGGPLPAGGPETVAQRIRDAVGDVLPDKGDPNALYDLVRALAEGAADPAHPHCAAHLHCPPLAVATAADLAASVLNPSLDSWDQAPAASELETLVTRTLAAETGAADALVTTGGTESNQLALLLARETHPGVRLVHGANAHHSLPRAAWLLGLPEPVTVPAPAGTLDPAALDEALTELPGPRGSLLVAATAGTTDAGLIDPLPQIAALCAAHGARLHIDAAYGGGLLFSERHRPKLTGLEHADTVTLDLHKLGWQPVAAGLLTVKNPHDLTALAHHADYLNADDDTEAGLPDLLGRSLRTTRRPDILKIAATLKTLGREGLGALVDQVCAHAHEFARLVQTHPGFELHAPPTISTVLFRPGEATDDAVADIRRKLLHDGRAVLGRAHLDGRLWLKVTLLNPHTRPDDLAALLKLVEGNTS; this comes from the coding sequence ATGCGCACGCCGCCCCTCGCCTCAGGCGCCGAAGGCCCCGACGCCCTGCGGCCGTTGCTCGACACGGTCCTCGACGCGCTCGCGGACGGCGGACACGCGCGCGGCGGCCCCCTCCCCGCCGGCGGCCCCGAAACCGTCGCCCAGCGCATACGCGACGCAGTCGGTGACGTACTGCCCGACAAGGGCGACCCCAACGCCCTCTACGACCTCGTACGCGCCCTCGCCGAAGGCGCCGCCGACCCCGCCCACCCCCACTGCGCAGCCCACCTCCACTGCCCGCCCCTCGCCGTCGCCACCGCCGCCGACCTCGCCGCCAGCGTCCTCAACCCCTCCCTCGACTCCTGGGACCAGGCCCCGGCCGCCTCCGAACTGGAAACCCTCGTCACCCGCACGCTCGCCGCCGAGACCGGCGCCGCTGACGCCCTCGTCACCACCGGCGGCACCGAATCCAACCAACTCGCCCTGCTCCTCGCCCGCGAGACACACCCAGGCGTCCGCCTCGTACACGGCGCCAACGCCCACCACTCCCTGCCCCGCGCCGCCTGGCTCCTCGGACTCCCCGAACCCGTCACAGTCCCCGCCCCCGCCGGCACCCTCGACCCCGCCGCCCTCGACGAGGCACTGACGGAACTGCCCGGCCCCCGCGGCTCACTCCTCGTCGCCGCCACCGCCGGCACCACCGACGCCGGACTCATCGACCCGCTGCCCCAGATCGCCGCCCTCTGTGCAGCTCACGGCGCCCGGCTCCACATCGACGCCGCCTACGGAGGCGGACTCCTCTTCAGCGAACGCCACCGCCCCAAACTGACCGGCCTCGAACACGCCGACACCGTCACCCTCGACCTGCACAAACTCGGCTGGCAACCCGTCGCCGCGGGCCTCCTCACCGTAAAAAACCCCCACGACCTCACCGCACTCGCCCACCACGCCGACTACCTCAACGCCGACGACGACACCGAAGCAGGCCTCCCCGACCTCCTCGGCCGCTCCCTGCGCACCACCCGACGACCCGACATCCTCAAAATCGCCGCCACCCTCAAAACCCTCGGCCGCGAAGGACTCGGCGCCCTCGTCGACCAGGTCTGCGCCCACGCCCACGAGTTCGCCCGCCTCGTCCAGACCCACCCCGGCTTCGAACTCCACGCCCCACCCACCATCAGCACCGTGCTCTTCCGACCCGGCGAAGCGACCGACGACGCCGTCGCCGACATACGCCGAAAACTCCTCCACGACGGCCGCGCCGTCCTCGGCCGCGCCCACCTCGACGGCCGCCTCTGGCTCAAGGTCACCCTCCTCAACCCCCACACCCGGCCGGACGACCTGG